The Streptomyces sp. NBC_01275 genome has a segment encoding these proteins:
- a CDS encoding ABC transporter ATP-binding protein — protein sequence MDTDEHEHVIEVTDLRRVYGGGFEAVRGISFHVGRGEIFALLGTNGAGKTSTVELLEGLARPDGGRIAVLGHDPYRERAAVRPRTGVMLQEGGFPSELTVAETARMWAGCVSGARPVEEALSLVGLAARADVRVKQLSGGERRRLDLALAVLGEPEVLFLDEPTTGLDAEGRRDTWDLVRALRDAGTTVLLTTHYLEEAENLADRLAILHQGRIAAAGTPAEVTGAQPSRIAFELPEGYFVGDLPPLAQLGVSGHEVDGRVVRLRTHELQRAATGLLVWAEGAGVALGRLDVRSASLEEAFLGIAKEASEQGRTEQGRTEQTEQEVAA from the coding sequence ATGGACACGGATGAACACGAACACGTGATTGAGGTCACTGACCTTCGGCGTGTGTACGGGGGCGGGTTCGAGGCGGTCCGCGGGATCTCCTTCCACGTCGGCCGCGGCGAGATCTTCGCGTTGCTGGGCACCAACGGGGCCGGGAAGACCTCGACCGTCGAACTCCTGGAGGGCCTCGCGCGGCCCGACGGCGGGCGGATCGCCGTCCTCGGCCACGACCCCTACCGCGAGCGGGCCGCCGTACGGCCGCGCACCGGCGTGATGCTCCAGGAGGGCGGCTTCCCGTCCGAGCTGACCGTCGCCGAGACCGCGCGGATGTGGGCCGGCTGCGTGAGCGGCGCTCGTCCCGTCGAAGAGGCGCTGTCGCTGGTCGGGCTCGCCGCGCGGGCCGACGTACGGGTCAAGCAGTTGTCCGGGGGCGAGCGGCGGCGGCTCGATCTGGCGCTCGCGGTGCTCGGCGAACCCGAGGTGCTGTTCCTGGACGAGCCGACGACCGGCCTGGACGCAGAGGGCCGCCGGGACACCTGGGACCTGGTGCGCGCCCTGCGCGACGCCGGTACGACGGTGCTGCTGACCACGCACTACCTGGAGGAGGCCGAGAACCTCGCCGACCGGCTCGCCATCCTGCACCAGGGGCGCATCGCGGCCGCCGGGACGCCCGCCGAGGTGACCGGCGCCCAGCCGTCCCGGATCGCCTTCGAGCTGCCCGAGGGGTACTTCGTCGGCGACCTGCCGCCGCTGGCGCAGCTGGGGGTGAGCGGTCACGAGGTCGACGGGCGCGTCGTACGGCTGCGCACGCACGAGCTGCAGCGGGCGGCCACCGGGCTGCTGGTGTGGGCCGAGGGGGCCGGGGTCGCGCTGGGGCGGCTGGACGTGCGGTCGGCCTCGCTGGAGGAGGCGTTCCTGGGGATCGCCAAGGAAGCGTCGGAGCAGGGTCGTACAGAACAGGGTCGTACGGAACAGACGGAACAGGAGGTCGCGGCATGA
- a CDS encoding sensor histidine kinase has protein sequence MREPGGWWRRKSTPAKVETYTRCSFHFFGVIEVLSVGLPLLGALGTGLGGWLLMLVCLHAGVGFLTVSRALDWTRGRRPQPLRLLWTLAAVTAAVAVAAVGVAERGPAGDDVDTAAGTVFAVVLIFGAGAIALGVRRRRRVFAIVVGFALGSGVVAFPIGMPGPATLLTMAGVLLGSGFLAFTSVFSVWLLNAVYALDEARETRARLAVAEERLRFGRDLHDVMGRNLAVIALKSELAVQLARRGRPEAVDQMIEVQRIARESQREVRDVVRGYREADLGVELAGAQGVLTAAGIACEVHGEVGALPAGVQSALGWVVREATTNVLRHGDAGRCSVMLRVTEGTAGTEGTAGTEGTAGTAGMERRVVLTVENDGAGTAAVGGDGSGLGGGSGLGGGSGIGSGSDLGSGSGLAGLRERLRKVDGTLEAEFVGTGVFRVVAEVPLSGQVATVGEVVSEVTS, from the coding sequence ATGCGGGAGCCGGGGGGCTGGTGGCGGCGCAAGAGCACGCCGGCGAAGGTCGAGACGTACACGCGGTGCTCGTTCCACTTCTTCGGGGTGATCGAGGTCCTCTCGGTCGGGCTGCCGCTCCTCGGCGCGCTCGGCACAGGGCTCGGGGGCTGGCTGCTGATGCTGGTGTGCCTGCACGCGGGCGTGGGCTTCCTGACGGTCTCGCGTGCACTGGACTGGACGCGCGGTCGCCGTCCCCAGCCGCTCCGGCTGCTGTGGACGCTCGCCGCCGTCACCGCGGCGGTCGCCGTCGCGGCGGTCGGCGTCGCGGAACGCGGCCCTGCCGGTGACGACGTCGACACCGCCGCGGGCACGGTCTTCGCGGTCGTCCTGATCTTCGGGGCCGGCGCCATCGCGCTCGGCGTGCGCAGGCGGCGGCGCGTGTTCGCGATCGTCGTCGGCTTCGCCCTCGGCTCCGGGGTCGTGGCGTTCCCGATCGGCATGCCCGGGCCCGCGACCCTGCTCACCATGGCGGGCGTGCTGCTCGGCAGCGGGTTCCTGGCTTTCACCTCCGTGTTCTCCGTCTGGCTGCTCAACGCCGTGTACGCCCTCGACGAGGCCCGCGAGACCCGCGCCCGGCTCGCCGTCGCCGAGGAACGGCTGCGGTTCGGGCGGGATCTGCACGACGTGATGGGGAGGAACCTGGCGGTGATCGCCCTGAAGAGCGAGCTGGCCGTGCAGCTGGCCCGTCGCGGGCGGCCGGAGGCCGTGGACCAGATGATCGAGGTGCAGCGCATCGCGCGGGAGTCGCAGCGGGAGGTGCGCGATGTCGTACGGGGTTATCGGGAGGCCGACCTCGGGGTCGAACTCGCCGGAGCGCAGGGGGTGTTGACGGCGGCCGGGATCGCGTGCGAGGTCCACGGGGAGGTCGGCGCGCTGCCCGCGGGGGTGCAGTCGGCGCTGGGCTGGGTGGTGCGGGAGGCGACCACCAACGTGCTGCGGCACGGGGACGCAGGGCGGTGTTCGGTGATGTTGCGGGTGACGGAGGGGACGGCGGGGACCGAGGGGACGGCGGGGACCGAGGGGACGGCGGGGACGGCAGGGATGGAGAGGCGTGTGGTGTTGACGGTGGAGAACGATGGGGCGGGCACGGCCGCCGTCGGCGGCGACGGGTCGGGGCTCGGCGGTGGATCCGGTCTCGGCGGTGGATCTGGCATCGGCAGTGGATCCGATCTCGGCAGTGGATCCGGTCTCGCCGGGCTGCGGGAGCGGCTGCGGAAGGTCGACGGGACCTTGGAGGCGGAGTTCGTGGGGACGGGCGTGTTCCGGGTGGTGGCCGAGGTGCCCTTGAGCGGGCAGGTCGCGACCGTCGGCGAAGTGGTGAGCGAGGTCACGTCATGA
- the purQ gene encoding phosphoribosylformylglycinamidine synthase subunit PurQ, whose translation MTARIGVVTFPGSLDDRDTQRAIRLAGAEPVALWHKDKDLHQVDAVVLPGGFSYGDYLRAGAISRFSPVMETVIEQAKAGLPVLGICNGFQILTEAHLLPGGMLGNDHLHFICRDQKLRVENAETAWTADYTAGQEIHIPLKNMDGRYVADEYTLDQLEAEGRVAFRYVVGGEAADGYGNPNGSLRDIAGITNEAGNVVGLMPHPEHAVEPLVGSGRTDGLPFFTSILKKLVNA comes from the coding sequence GTGACCGCTCGTATTGGCGTCGTCACTTTCCCGGGCAGCCTCGACGACCGCGACACCCAGCGCGCGATCCGCCTCGCGGGCGCCGAACCGGTCGCCCTCTGGCACAAGGACAAGGACCTCCACCAGGTCGACGCGGTCGTCCTGCCGGGCGGTTTCTCCTACGGCGACTATCTGCGGGCCGGCGCCATCTCCCGCTTCTCGCCGGTGATGGAGACCGTCATCGAACAGGCGAAGGCCGGCCTCCCGGTCCTCGGCATCTGCAACGGCTTCCAGATCCTCACCGAGGCCCATCTGCTCCCCGGCGGAATGCTCGGCAACGACCACCTCCACTTCATCTGCCGCGACCAGAAGCTGCGGGTGGAGAACGCGGAGACCGCCTGGACCGCCGACTACACGGCCGGCCAGGAGATCCACATCCCGCTGAAGAACATGGACGGCCGGTACGTCGCCGACGAGTACACCCTCGACCAGCTCGAGGCCGAGGGCCGCGTCGCCTTCCGGTACGTCGTCGGCGGCGAAGCCGCCGACGGATACGGCAACCCCAACGGTTCGCTCCGTGACATCGCCGGCATCACCAACGAGGCCGGGAACGTCGTAGGCCTCATGCCGCACCCGGAGCACGCCGTCGAGCCGCTCGTCGGCTCCGGCCGCACCGACGGCCTCCCGTTCTTCACCTCGATCCTCAAGAAGCTGGTCAACGCATGA
- the purS gene encoding phosphoribosylformylglycinamidine synthase subunit PurS, translating to MARVVVDVMLKPEILDPQGQAVQRALPRLGFEGISDVRQGKRFELEVDGPVDEAALARIHDLAESFLANTVIEDFTVKVEEVAGAAK from the coding sequence GTGGCACGCGTCGTAGTCGACGTCATGCTCAAGCCGGAGATCCTCGACCCCCAGGGCCAGGCGGTGCAGCGCGCACTGCCGCGGCTGGGTTTCGAAGGGATCTCCGATGTACGCCAGGGAAAGCGATTCGAACTGGAAGTTGACGGGCCGGTCGACGAGGCCGCCCTCGCCCGCATCCACGATCTTGCGGAATCCTTCCTCGCCAACACCGTGATCGAGGACTTCACCGTCAAGGTGGAGGAAGTCGCGGGGGCCGCGAAGTGA
- a CDS encoding ABC transporter permease, with the protein MSVDMVKDPAARSAARPVTTPAGRMAALARAELTLLGRSKSTLVAAVLVPLVLPLSLSSVIEDMDVEDVGLTVGLVLLPASIGFSLLFGVYGALAAIYTARREELVLKRLRTGELRDAEILAGSALPVLATGLVQSLVLVAGCTVLLDVPAPQAPHLAVLGLLLGLVMCAALAAVTATVTRTVESAQVTTMPMVLVSMIGSGIAVPLEMLPDRLASFCELLPLTPVITLVRGGWTGNLSAYEALGALATALAWTVLAVFAVQRWFRWEPRR; encoded by the coding sequence ATGAGCGTCGACATGGTCAAGGACCCGGCCGCCCGCTCGGCCGCCCGCCCGGTCACGACTCCCGCCGGCCGGATGGCCGCCCTCGCCCGCGCCGAGCTCACCCTGCTCGGACGGAGCAAGAGCACGCTCGTCGCGGCCGTGCTGGTACCGCTCGTGCTGCCGCTGAGCCTGTCGTCGGTGATCGAGGACATGGACGTCGAGGACGTCGGACTCACCGTCGGCCTCGTCCTGCTGCCCGCCTCGATCGGCTTCTCCCTGCTGTTCGGGGTGTACGGCGCACTCGCCGCCATCTACACCGCCCGGCGCGAGGAACTCGTGCTGAAGCGGCTGCGCACCGGTGAGCTGCGGGACGCCGAGATCCTCGCCGGATCCGCGCTGCCGGTGCTCGCCACGGGCCTGGTGCAGTCCCTGGTGCTGGTGGCGGGCTGTACGGTCCTGCTCGACGTCCCCGCGCCCCAGGCGCCCCATCTCGCCGTCCTGGGGCTGCTGTTGGGCCTGGTGATGTGCGCGGCGCTGGCCGCGGTCACGGCGACCGTGACCCGCACGGTGGAGAGCGCGCAGGTCACCACGATGCCGATGGTGCTGGTCTCGATGATCGGCTCCGGCATCGCCGTGCCCCTGGAGATGCTGCCCGACCGGCTCGCCTCCTTCTGCGAACTGCTGCCGCTCACCCCGGTCATCACCCTCGTCCGCGGCGGCTGGACCGGGAACCTGTCGGCCTACGAGGCCCTGGGCGCCCTGGCGACCGCGCTGGCCTGGACCGTGCTGGCGGTGTTTGCTGTACAGCGGTGGTTCCGCTGGGAACCGCGGCGCTGA
- a CDS encoding Lsr2 family protein, whose product MAQKVVVTLFDDIDGSEAAETIAFGLDGKSYEIDLNEANAKKLRKALEPYVDAGRKRSRSGKAYKQTEVAPDPAAVRAWAQANKLEVPARGRIPKKVYEAFAEAQ is encoded by the coding sequence GTGGCGCAGAAGGTCGTGGTCACTCTCTTTGACGACATCGACGGCTCGGAAGCGGCGGAAACGATCGCCTTCGGACTCGACGGCAAGTCGTACGAGATCGACCTGAATGAAGCCAATGCCAAGAAACTGCGTAAGGCGCTCGAGCCCTACGTGGACGCCGGCCGCAAGCGGTCGAGGTCCGGCAAGGCGTACAAGCAGACGGAGGTCGCCCCCGACCCCGCGGCCGTCCGGGCCTGGGCCCAGGCCAACAAGCTGGAGGTGCCGGCCCGCGGGCGCATCCCCAAGAAGGTCTACGAGGCGTTCGCCGAGGCTCAGTGA
- the purL gene encoding phosphoribosylformylglycinamidine synthase subunit PurL, translating into MSRTPLDTVEHAAETPDVELPWAELGLKKDEYERVVEILGRRPTGAELAMYSVMWSEHCSYKSSKVHLRQFGEKAPQSDALLVGIGENAGVVDVGQGYAVTFKVESHNHPSYVEPYQGAATGVGGIVRDIIAMGARPVAVVDPLRFGAADHPDTKRVLPGVVAGIGGYGNCLGLPNIGGEVVFDACYQGNPLVNAGAIGVMRHEDIHLAKASGAGNKVILYGARTGGDGIGGASILASETFDDAKPSKRPAVQVGDPFQEKLLIECTLEAFKEKLVVGIQDLGAAGLSCATSELASNGSGGMTVTLDDVPLRDSTLSPEEILMSESQERMCAVVEPAKVDRFLEICDKWDVIATVIGEVTDGDRLEIFWHGGKIVDVDPRTVAHDGPVYERPYARPSWQDALQADDAGKLPRPGSSDELKAQVLKLVASPNQASKKWITSQYDHFVQGNTVLAQPEDSGMIRIDEETGLGVAIATDGNGRYAKLDPYTGAQLALSEAYRNVATTGAKPLAVSDCLNFGSPEDPAVMWQFAEAVRGLADACQQLGTPVTGGNVSLYNQTGEAAIHPTPVVAVLGVIDDVARRTPVAFQEEGQLLYLLGDTREEFGGSAWSQVVHDHLGGLPPKVDLERERLLAEILISASRDGMIDSAHDLSDGGLIQAVVESALLGGKGARLIVPDGLDAFTFLFSESAGRAVVAVPRSEELRFNDMCGARGLPVTRIGVVDGGTVDVQGEFELSLEELRKAHEDTIPALLA; encoded by the coding sequence ATGAGCCGGACGCCTCTGGACACGGTCGAGCACGCGGCCGAGACCCCCGACGTCGAGCTGCCCTGGGCCGAACTCGGTCTGAAGAAGGACGAGTACGAGCGGGTCGTGGAGATCCTCGGCCGCCGCCCGACCGGCGCCGAGCTCGCCATGTACTCGGTCATGTGGTCCGAGCACTGCAGCTACAAGTCCTCCAAGGTCCACCTCCGCCAGTTCGGCGAGAAGGCCCCCCAGTCCGATGCGCTGCTCGTGGGCATCGGCGAGAACGCCGGCGTCGTCGACGTCGGCCAGGGCTACGCGGTCACCTTCAAGGTCGAGTCGCACAACCACCCGTCGTACGTCGAGCCCTACCAGGGCGCCGCGACCGGTGTCGGCGGCATCGTCCGCGACATCATCGCGATGGGCGCCCGGCCGGTGGCCGTGGTCGACCCGCTGCGCTTCGGCGCGGCCGACCACCCCGACACCAAGCGCGTCCTGCCGGGCGTCGTCGCGGGCATCGGCGGCTACGGCAACTGCCTGGGCCTGCCCAACATCGGCGGCGAGGTCGTCTTCGACGCCTGCTACCAGGGCAACCCGCTGGTCAACGCCGGCGCCATCGGCGTCATGCGGCACGAGGACATCCACCTCGCGAAGGCGTCCGGCGCCGGCAACAAGGTCATCCTCTACGGGGCCCGCACGGGCGGCGACGGCATCGGCGGCGCGTCGATCCTGGCGAGTGAGACCTTCGACGACGCCAAGCCCTCGAAGCGCCCCGCCGTCCAGGTCGGCGACCCCTTCCAGGAGAAGCTCCTCATCGAGTGCACCCTGGAGGCCTTCAAGGAGAAGCTGGTCGTCGGCATCCAGGACCTGGGCGCGGCGGGCCTGTCCTGCGCCACGTCCGAGCTGGCGTCCAACGGCTCCGGCGGCATGACCGTCACGCTCGACGACGTGCCCCTCCGCGACTCGACGCTCTCTCCCGAGGAAATCCTCATGAGCGAGTCCCAGGAGCGCATGTGCGCGGTCGTGGAGCCGGCGAAGGTCGACCGCTTCCTGGAGATCTGCGACAAGTGGGACGTGATCGCGACCGTCATCGGCGAGGTGACGGACGGCGACCGCCTGGAGATCTTCTGGCACGGCGGCAAGATCGTCGACGTCGACCCGCGCACGGTCGCGCACGACGGCCCGGTCTACGAGCGCCCCTACGCCCGCCCGTCCTGGCAGGACGCGCTCCAGGCGGACGACGCGGGCAAGCTCCCGCGACCGGGAAGCTCCGACGAGCTCAAGGCCCAGGTCCTGAAGCTGGTCGCGTCTCCCAACCAGGCCTCCAAGAAGTGGATCACGTCCCAGTACGACCACTTCGTGCAGGGCAACACGGTGCTGGCCCAGCCCGAGGACTCGGGCATGATCCGCATCGACGAGGAGACCGGCCTCGGCGTCGCCATCGCGACGGACGGCAACGGCCGTTACGCGAAGCTGGACCCGTACACGGGAGCGCAGTTGGCGCTCTCCGAGGCCTACCGCAACGTGGCGACGACCGGCGCGAAGCCGCTCGCCGTCTCCGACTGCCTGAACTTCGGCTCGCCCGAAGACCCGGCGGTCATGTGGCAGTTCGCGGAGGCCGTCCGCGGACTGGCCGACGCCTGCCAGCAGTTGGGCACCCCGGTGACCGGCGGCAACGTGTCCCTGTACAACCAGACGGGCGAGGCCGCCATCCACCCGACCCCGGTCGTGGCGGTCCTGGGCGTCATCGACGACGTCGCGCGGCGCACCCCGGTCGCCTTCCAGGAGGAGGGCCAGCTGCTCTACCTCCTCGGCGACACCCGTGAGGAGTTCGGCGGCTCGGCCTGGTCCCAGGTCGTCCACGACCACCTCGGCGGCCTGCCCCCGAAGGTCGACCTGGAGCGCGAGCGCCTGCTGGCCGAGATCCTGATCTCCGCCTCCCGCGACGGCATGATCGACTCTGCGCACGACCTGTCCGACGGCGGTCTGATCCAGGCGGTCGTCGAGTCCGCGCTGCTCGGCGGCAAGGGCGCGCGCCTGATCGTCCCCGACGGCCTGGACGCGTTCACCTTCCTCTTCTCCGAGTCGGCGGGCCGCGCGGTCGTCGCCGTACCGCGCTCGGAGGAACTCCGCTTCAACGACATGTGCGGCGCGCGGGGCCTCCCCGTCACCCGCATCGGCGTCGTCGACGGGGGCACGGTCGACGTCCAGGGCGAGTTCGAACTCTCCCTGGAGGAGCTGCGCAAGGCCCACGAGGACACGATCCCGGCGCTGCTCGCGTAA
- a CDS encoding maleylpyruvate isomerase family mycothiol-dependent enzyme, which yields MPPAKKRTRAYDPVKIRAAVLAQFANVREAVGGLTPEQLALPTRLGDWTVRELVAHIGTALLAVGRFLEQPEPARQDATLLDWPFATSANSGVVDGRAHLLAEQHADLTAFLADTGRRFTEHLDAHPAPRLLATHAGAMPLADYLVTRTVELVVHTDDLNAAVPGLEIPHDRQALAAATRLLADALAVKAPGGSTEVRIPPYAVVQCVEGPRHTRGTPPNVVETDPLTWIRLATGRVTWKDAVEAAEVSASGERADLAGLLPLTT from the coding sequence ATGCCTCCGGCCAAGAAGCGCACGCGCGCGTACGACCCCGTCAAGATCCGGGCCGCGGTACTGGCCCAGTTCGCAAACGTGAGGGAGGCGGTGGGCGGCCTCACCCCCGAGCAGCTCGCGCTGCCCACCCGGCTCGGCGACTGGACCGTACGGGAACTGGTCGCGCACATCGGGACGGCCCTCCTCGCCGTCGGCCGGTTCCTCGAGCAGCCGGAGCCGGCCCGGCAGGACGCCACGCTCCTCGACTGGCCGTTCGCCACCTCAGCGAACTCCGGCGTCGTCGACGGGCGGGCCCACCTCCTCGCCGAGCAGCACGCCGACCTCACCGCCTTCCTCGCCGACACCGGGCGCCGCTTCACCGAGCACCTGGACGCCCACCCCGCCCCCCGCCTCCTCGCCACCCACGCCGGCGCGATGCCCCTGGCCGACTACCTCGTCACCCGTACCGTCGAACTCGTCGTCCACACCGACGACCTCAACGCCGCCGTCCCCGGCCTGGAGATCCCCCACGACCGTCAGGCCCTCGCCGCGGCCACCCGCCTCCTCGCCGACGCCCTCGCCGTCAAGGCCCCCGGCGGCTCCACGGAGGTGCGGATCCCGCCGTACGCCGTCGTGCAGTGCGTCGAGGGCCCCCGGCACACCCGGGGCACCCCGCCCAACGTCGTCGAGACCGACCCGCTGACCTGGATCCGGCTCGCCACCGGCCGGGTGACCTGGAAGGACGCAGTGGAGGCGGCCGAGGTCAGCGCGAGCGGGGAGCGGGCGGACCTCGCCGGGCTGCTGCCGTTGACGACCTGA